One genomic segment of Hydra vulgaris chromosome 14, alternate assembly HydraT2T_AEP includes these proteins:
- the LOC136090444 gene encoding uncharacterized protein LOC136090444 isoform X2 has translation MKAFLLCCKLLLASSIETSNNFIPNDFKVNKEKTNHRLLIYIGAGTAVFVFILFVVIFIITQRRKLKQIKRIQIADKFLRKNKGYVYKEPLFPGEDNKELINKNLGKVSSLPNSLSGSYEVVGVMERKRVPCIEKYNYLSSNSIFYLRNEISVQDSSNKMN, from the exons ATGAAGGCGTTTCTGCTCTGTTGCAAAT tattattagcAAGCTCGATTGAAACGTCAAACAACTTTATCCCAAATGACTTCAAG gtaaataaagaaaaaacaaatcacAGACTGTTGATCTATATAGGAGCAGGAACTGCTGTTTtcgtttttatattatttgttgtaatttttattataactcaAAGAAGAAAATTGAAGCAAATCAAAAG gATACAGATAGCAGATaagtttttgagaaaaaataaag GATATGTCTACAAAGAACCTTTATTTCCTGGTGAAGACAATAAAGAACTGATTAATAAAAACCTGg GAAAGGTGTCATCGTTACCTAACTCTTTAAGCGGAAGTTAtgag gtagtTGGCGTAATGGAAAGAAAGCGTGTACCatgtattgaaaaatataattacctTTCATCAAATAGTATTTTCTACTTACGTAATGAAATTTCAGTACAAGACTCAagcaataaaatgaattaa